One stretch of Rathayibacter festucae DSM 15932 DNA includes these proteins:
- a CDS encoding ABC transporter permease gives MFATYLRRELTNRRRQTMIIAAGMALAIALVILVTSFSAGVRSAQASVLESVYGVGTDITVTQAAVAPTEGEAPGQRFDFGSTDGTTDDGTTSVSQSRLEADRGTTTFDASAVATAQGVTDVSAAIGVLALNNTTFSGQLPDSAQQGGTDGTAGQGAAGTAPAAGEAPTGGPDGAGGSSFGVDSFSVLGLDPAGSAIGPLADVSLTDGRTFTADDAGQDVVVVDSSYATTASLSVGSTVDIGGTAFSVIGIVTTDSTDASTASDTYIPLDVAQTLSGQAGLISSVYVQAASSEDISSIQTALQTALPDATVSTQADLASSVSGSLSTAGDLVANLGTWLSLLVLAAAFLIAILFTVSGVTRRTREFGTLKAIGWSNGAIVRQVAGESVVQGLIGGAAGIVLGLVGVTIVNLIAPTLSGTSTSTSAMGAGGPGGGFGGGGPGAAQTAAATEVALSLPVTVPVILLAVGLAVLGGLLAGALGGWRASRLRPAAALRSVG, from the coding sequence ATGTTCGCCACCTATCTCCGGCGAGAGCTGACCAACCGCCGCCGGCAGACGATGATCATCGCCGCCGGCATGGCGCTCGCCATCGCCCTCGTGATCCTCGTCACCTCGTTCTCCGCCGGCGTCCGCAGCGCCCAGGCCTCGGTCCTCGAGTCCGTCTACGGCGTCGGCACCGACATCACCGTCACCCAGGCCGCCGTCGCGCCGACGGAGGGCGAGGCCCCCGGCCAGCGCTTCGACTTCGGCTCCACCGACGGGACGACCGACGACGGCACCACCTCCGTCAGCCAGTCGCGCCTCGAGGCCGACCGCGGCACGACCACGTTCGACGCCTCGGCCGTCGCCACCGCGCAGGGCGTGACCGACGTCTCCGCCGCGATCGGCGTCCTCGCGCTGAACAACACGACCTTCAGCGGTCAGCTGCCCGACTCCGCCCAGCAGGGCGGCACCGACGGCACTGCGGGTCAGGGCGCCGCGGGCACCGCTCCGGCGGCCGGCGAGGCGCCCACGGGAGGCCCGGACGGCGCGGGCGGCTCCTCCTTCGGCGTCGACTCCTTCTCGGTGCTCGGCCTCGACCCGGCCGGCTCCGCGATCGGCCCCCTGGCCGACGTGAGCCTCACCGACGGCCGCACCTTCACCGCGGACGACGCGGGCCAGGACGTCGTCGTCGTCGACTCCTCGTACGCGACCACGGCCTCGCTGTCCGTCGGCTCGACCGTCGACATCGGCGGCACCGCCTTCAGCGTGATCGGCATCGTCACGACCGACTCCACGGACGCGAGCACCGCCTCCGACACGTACATCCCGCTCGACGTCGCCCAGACCCTCTCCGGCCAGGCCGGCCTGATCTCCTCCGTCTACGTCCAGGCCGCCTCGTCCGAGGACATCTCCTCGATCCAGACCGCCCTGCAGACCGCGCTGCCCGACGCGACCGTCTCGACGCAGGCCGACCTCGCCTCGAGCGTCTCCGGCTCGCTCTCCACCGCGGGCGACCTGGTCGCGAACCTCGGCACCTGGCTCTCGCTGCTGGTCCTCGCCGCCGCGTTCCTGATCGCGATCCTGTTCACCGTCTCGGGCGTCACCCGGCGCACCCGCGAGTTCGGCACGCTCAAGGCGATCGGCTGGAGCAACGGCGCGATCGTCCGCCAGGTGGCCGGCGAGTCCGTCGTCCAGGGGCTGATCGGCGGCGCCGCGGGCATCGTCCTCGGGCTCGTCGGCGTCACGATCGTGAATCTGATCGCGCCGACGCTCTCGGGCACCTCCACCAGCACCTCGGCGATGGGCGCCGGCGGTCCCGGCGGCGGCTTCGGCGGAGGCGGCCCCGGCGCCGCGCAGACCGCCGCGGCCACCGAGGTGGCGCTCTCGCTCCCCGTCACCGTGCCGGTGATCCTGCTCGCGGTCGGCCTCGCCGTCCTCGGCGGACTCCTCGCCGGAGCCCTCGGCGGCTGGCGCGCCTCGCGTCTGCGCCCGGCCGCGGCGCTCCGCTCGGTCGGCTGA
- a CDS encoding ABC transporter ATP-binding protein produces the protein MYTLTNLTKSYDGAKTTVTALKDVTLTIPDGQMVAIQGPTGGGKSTLLQMLGALDRPTSGTVVLGEHEISSAGDARLAAIRAREVGIVFQSFNLIPTLTALENVETALAPQRIARAERAERAKAALASVGLADRLDHLPAELSGGQQQRVAIARALVKNPTVLLADEPTGALDEDTRDDIMTLLETLWKDLGLTLVIVTHDSAVARRAQRRLHLKAGHVRDVA, from the coding sequence ATGTACACCCTCACGAACCTCACCAAGAGCTACGACGGCGCCAAGACGACGGTCACCGCGCTGAAGGACGTCACCCTCACCATCCCGGACGGGCAGATGGTCGCGATCCAGGGCCCGACCGGCGGCGGCAAGTCGACGCTGCTGCAGATGCTCGGCGCCCTGGACCGCCCCACGTCGGGCACCGTCGTCCTCGGCGAGCACGAGATCTCCTCGGCGGGCGACGCGCGCCTCGCCGCGATCCGGGCACGGGAGGTGGGGATCGTCTTCCAGAGCTTCAATCTGATCCCGACGCTCACCGCGCTCGAGAACGTGGAGACGGCGCTCGCTCCCCAGCGCATCGCCCGGGCGGAGCGGGCCGAGCGGGCGAAGGCGGCCCTCGCCTCCGTCGGTCTCGCCGACCGGCTCGACCACCTGCCCGCCGAGCTCTCCGGCGGTCAGCAGCAGCGCGTCGCCATCGCCCGCGCACTGGTCAAGAACCCGACGGTGCTCCTCGCCGACGAGCCGACCGGCGCCCTCGACGAGGACACCCGCGACGACATCATGACCCTGCTCGAGACCCTCTGGAAGGACCTCGGCCTCACCCTCGTCATCGTCACCCACGACTCCGCCGTCGCCCGCCGCGCCCAGCGCCGCCTGCACCTGAAGGCCGGCCACGTCCGCGACGTCGCGTAG
- a CDS encoding GntP family permease → MPEWYTLGVVALVIVVVVVAIVRFRFNPVLALAVGAAAIGLLTGLGPVDTVSTMTRGFGEVMMEAGLLIGWGVLIGAMLNEMGAVVRLVEGLLRVFGRRGIPYALGLSFATYLQTIFVDALIVIAAPLARRIAPRLGPAGTGIVAVTFAVGLEMGIVMMVPGFAAVALAGLLGVPLGVMLLGGFVVVAPTVVVTILLMSLAFRLGFWDPARDEQLVVRDETAGLATVPAGERAGSDAVGGSGTAGGPGSAGGASGAARSSGGASGASGSSAVGTGAGADPAGASGSDAPRERPLLLLFAPMLLALLLIAAQAVLSVAGAEVPVLQFLGNPVMALLLAVIATGLVGRSVVGTARMEKAVAKGFQDGGQIFLLTGVGGALAAVIAEGDLGELLKGYFSANASAPLLLVWLMAAVLHIAVGSVTLSAITAAGVVAPVAATLGLDPLLIALAAGSGALFCIHVTSNTFWLLQSFLGQSVRGALKSVTIGVSLASVLALGMVLLLSLFL, encoded by the coding sequence ATGCCGGAGTGGTACACCCTCGGCGTCGTCGCCCTGGTCATCGTCGTGGTCGTCGTCGCGATCGTCCGCTTCCGCTTCAACCCGGTGCTCGCGCTCGCCGTGGGCGCCGCGGCGATCGGGCTGCTCACCGGGCTCGGTCCCGTCGACACCGTCTCGACCATGACCCGCGGCTTCGGCGAGGTGATGATGGAGGCGGGCCTCCTCATCGGCTGGGGCGTACTGATCGGCGCGATGCTCAACGAGATGGGCGCCGTCGTCCGCCTCGTCGAGGGGCTGCTGCGGGTCTTCGGCAGGCGCGGCATCCCGTACGCGCTCGGGCTGTCCTTCGCCACCTATCTGCAGACGATCTTCGTCGACGCCCTGATCGTCATCGCGGCGCCGCTCGCCCGGCGGATCGCGCCTCGGCTCGGCCCCGCCGGCACGGGCATCGTCGCCGTGACCTTCGCCGTCGGCCTCGAGATGGGGATCGTGATGATGGTGCCCGGCTTCGCGGCCGTGGCGCTCGCCGGACTGCTCGGAGTGCCGCTGGGCGTGATGCTGCTGGGCGGCTTCGTCGTGGTCGCGCCGACCGTGGTGGTCACCATCCTCCTGATGTCGCTCGCCTTCCGGCTGGGCTTCTGGGACCCGGCGCGCGACGAGCAGCTCGTCGTCCGCGACGAGACCGCCGGGCTCGCGACGGTGCCGGCGGGGGAGCGGGCCGGGAGCGACGCGGTCGGCGGATCCGGTACAGCCGGCGGTCCCGGCTCGGCCGGTGGTGCGTCCGGGGCCGCGCGGTCGTCGGGTGGCGCCTCGGGTGCGTCCGGCTCCTCGGCCGTCGGCACCGGCGCCGGCGCCGACCCGGCCGGCGCGAGCGGCTCCGACGCCCCGCGCGAGCGCCCGCTGCTCCTGCTGTTCGCCCCGATGCTCCTCGCGCTGCTGCTCATCGCCGCGCAGGCCGTGCTCTCGGTCGCGGGCGCGGAGGTGCCGGTGCTGCAGTTCCTCGGCAACCCGGTGATGGCGCTGCTGCTCGCCGTGATCGCGACGGGACTCGTCGGCCGCTCCGTGGTGGGCACGGCACGGATGGAGAAGGCGGTCGCCAAGGGCTTCCAGGACGGCGGGCAGATCTTCCTGCTCACCGGTGTCGGCGGGGCGCTCGCGGCGGTGATCGCGGAGGGCGACCTCGGCGAGCTGCTCAAGGGCTACTTCTCGGCGAACGCCTCGGCGCCGCTGCTGCTGGTCTGGCTGATGGCGGCGGTGCTGCACATCGCCGTCGGCTCGGTGACCCTCTCGGCGATCACGGCCGCGGGCGTCGTCGCCCCGGTCGCGGCGACCCTCGGACTCGACCCGCTGCTGATCGCGCTCGCTGCCGGCTCCGGCGCGCTGTTCTGCATCCACGTCACCTCGAACACCTTCTGGCTGCTGCAGAGCTTCCTCGGCCAGTCCGTGCGCGGCGCCCTCAAGTCGGTCACGATCGGCGTCTCCCTCGCCTCCGTCCTGGCCCTCGGCATGGTCCTCCTCCTCTCGCTCTTCCTCTGA
- a CDS encoding helix-turn-helix domain-containing protein: MRRGQLVLVVPADLGVFAVLLSRTGRQELRDQTARELGPVLAEEAARGVPLLRTLEVFLDQGRRPTATASALRVHVNTVYQRLTALDRLLGREWRERALELQVLLRLRRAAEDLDDA; this comes from the coding sequence GTGCGCCGCGGTCAGCTGGTGCTCGTCGTCCCCGCCGACCTCGGCGTCTTCGCGGTCCTGCTCAGCCGGACGGGCCGGCAGGAGCTGCGCGACCAGACGGCGCGCGAGCTCGGCCCGGTGCTCGCCGAGGAGGCTGCGCGCGGCGTCCCGCTGCTCCGGACGCTCGAGGTGTTCCTCGACCAGGGCCGCCGGCCCACGGCGACCGCGTCGGCCCTGCGCGTGCACGTCAACACCGTCTACCAGCGGCTCACGGCCCTCGACCGGCTGCTCGGCCGGGAGTGGCGGGAGCGGGCGCTCGAGCTCCAGGTGCTGCTGCGGCTGCGGCGCGCGGCGGAGGACCTCGACGACGCCTGA
- a CDS encoding APC family permease, producing the protein MTATSEKTAPPELKRVLGPKLLLLFVVGDILGTGIYALTGQVASEVGGAAWLPFVIAFVVATLTACSYLELVTKFPQAAGAALYAHKAFGIHFVTFLVCFTVMASGITSASAASGAFASNFAIGFGLGDGAGTRLSIALIFMVCIALVNLRGVAESVGLNVVLTLIELSGLLLVIFVCFFAVFGGQADFSRVVAFETPEDKSLLLAISTATSLAFFAMVGFEDSVNMAEETKDPSRIFPKVMLTGLGITAVVYVLVSTLAVAIVPIGELAGNDTPLVTVVETAAPDFPISTLLPFISLFAVANSALINMMMASRLLYGMSKQGVLPPFLKNVLAGRRTPWAAILFTTVLALLLTAYVSRDPSDPIAVLLGGTTSLLLLAVFAVVNVAVLVLRRQPVEHAHFRTPTVLPVLGAIACLYLVLPITSGRDIAQYEIAGVLLVIGVLLWFATFIDRRVRGYARSAVVDPEEFDADPADEPAPKSKR; encoded by the coding sequence ATGACGGCGACCAGCGAGAAGACGGCACCTCCCGAGCTCAAGCGGGTCCTCGGCCCCAAGCTCCTCCTCCTCTTCGTGGTGGGGGACATCCTCGGCACCGGCATCTACGCGCTGACCGGGCAGGTCGCCTCGGAGGTGGGCGGTGCGGCCTGGCTGCCGTTCGTGATCGCCTTCGTCGTCGCGACGCTGACCGCCTGCTCCTACCTCGAGCTGGTGACCAAGTTCCCGCAGGCCGCCGGTGCCGCGCTCTACGCGCACAAGGCGTTCGGGATCCACTTCGTCACCTTCCTGGTCTGCTTCACGGTGATGGCGAGCGGGATCACCTCGGCCTCGGCCGCCTCCGGCGCGTTCGCGAGCAACTTCGCGATCGGCTTCGGCCTGGGCGACGGCGCGGGCACGCGGCTCAGCATCGCGCTGATCTTCATGGTCTGCATCGCGCTGGTGAATCTGCGCGGCGTCGCCGAGAGCGTCGGCCTCAACGTGGTGCTCACCCTGATCGAGCTGTCGGGCCTGCTGCTGGTGATCTTCGTCTGCTTCTTCGCGGTCTTCGGCGGCCAGGCCGACTTCTCCCGCGTCGTCGCGTTCGAGACGCCCGAGGACAAGTCGCTCCTGCTCGCGATCAGCACCGCCACCTCGCTGGCCTTCTTCGCGATGGTCGGCTTCGAGGACTCGGTGAACATGGCGGAGGAGACCAAGGACCCGAGCCGCATCTTCCCGAAGGTGATGCTGACCGGTCTCGGCATCACCGCCGTCGTCTACGTGCTGGTCTCGACGCTCGCCGTCGCGATCGTGCCGATCGGCGAGCTGGCCGGCAACGACACCCCGCTCGTGACGGTCGTGGAGACGGCCGCGCCGGACTTCCCGATCTCGACGCTGCTGCCCTTCATCTCGCTCTTCGCCGTCGCGAACAGCGCGCTGATCAACATGATGATGGCCAGCCGCCTGCTCTACGGGATGAGCAAGCAGGGCGTGCTGCCGCCGTTCCTGAAGAACGTGCTCGCCGGCCGGCGGACGCCGTGGGCGGCGATCCTGTTCACCACGGTCCTCGCGCTGCTGCTCACCGCGTACGTGTCGCGCGACCCCTCCGACCCGATCGCGGTCCTGCTCGGCGGCACCACGTCGCTGCTGCTGCTCGCGGTCTTCGCGGTGGTGAACGTCGCGGTGCTCGTGCTGCGGCGCCAGCCGGTGGAGCACGCGCACTTCCGGACGCCGACGGTGCTGCCGGTGCTCGGCGCGATCGCCTGCCTCTACCTGGTGCTGCCGATCACCTCCGGCCGCGACATCGCGCAGTACGAGATCGCGGGCGTCCTGCTCGTGATCGGCGTGCTCCTCTGGTTCGCGACCTTCATCGACCGCCGCGTGCGCGGCTACGCCCGCTCGGCCGTCGTCGACCCGGAGGAGTTCGACGCGGACCCGGCCGACGAGCCGGCGCCGAAGTCGAAGCGCTAG
- a CDS encoding sensor histidine kinase — translation MTTEGGRLRPTLGDFATRSALRRSNASRRAPWTLRRRMVVAVVALVAVIAGIVGTVSVLSLRGILYDNAETQLSESLDRLAGFDGPSQFAGSSAIERATTCPSGDFAGRPNQDTQTITAVLGATGAYTGAYIDSAGSCREFAEPADSVLADAVQSLGAATTLDLGGILGEYRVEARVVDDSVVLVGVPLGETEETLGTLTTVVVIVVLLAMLLVALIATAIIRVALRPLERVEATATRVAELPLERGEVELIERVPEEDADVRTEVGRVGAAFNRMLDHVGGALESRQASENKVRQFVADASHELRTPLAAIRGYAELPRRGDAELSESASYSLDRIESAATRMTSLVEDLLLLARLDEGRDLEKEPVDLTMVLIEAVSDAHVAGPDHEWDLDLPEEPIEIRGDGFRLHQVVANLLRNATVHTPPGTRVVAALAEDRDERGRPIAVVTVTDSGPGIDEALVPVLFERFARGDSSRARTTGSTGLGLAIVAAVVDAHGGRVLVESEPGRTSFRVELPAG, via the coding sequence GTGACGACCGAGGGCGGGCGGCTGCGGCCCACACTCGGCGACTTCGCGACCCGGTCGGCGCTGCGCCGCTCGAACGCGTCCCGACGCGCGCCCTGGACGCTGCGGCGCCGGATGGTCGTCGCCGTCGTCGCGCTGGTCGCGGTGATCGCGGGGATCGTCGGGACGGTCAGCGTGCTGTCGCTGCGCGGCATCCTCTACGACAACGCGGAGACGCAGCTCTCGGAGTCGCTGGACCGGCTGGCCGGCTTCGACGGGCCGAGCCAGTTCGCCGGCTCCAGCGCGATCGAGCGCGCGACCACCTGCCCGAGCGGCGACTTCGCGGGCCGCCCGAACCAGGACACCCAGACGATCACGGCGGTGCTCGGGGCGACCGGCGCCTACACCGGCGCGTACATCGACAGCGCCGGGTCCTGCCGGGAGTTCGCCGAGCCCGCCGACTCCGTCCTGGCCGACGCCGTGCAGAGCCTCGGCGCCGCGACGACCCTCGACCTCGGCGGCATCCTCGGCGAGTACCGGGTCGAGGCGCGCGTCGTCGACGACTCCGTCGTGCTCGTCGGCGTCCCGCTCGGCGAGACCGAGGAGACGCTCGGCACTCTCACCACGGTCGTGGTGATCGTCGTCCTGCTCGCGATGCTGCTGGTCGCCCTGATCGCGACCGCGATCATCCGGGTGGCGCTGCGGCCGCTCGAGCGGGTGGAGGCGACCGCGACCCGCGTCGCCGAGCTGCCGCTCGAGCGCGGCGAGGTCGAGCTGATCGAGCGGGTCCCGGAGGAGGACGCCGACGTCCGCACCGAGGTCGGCCGGGTGGGTGCCGCCTTCAACCGCATGCTCGACCACGTCGGCGGTGCTCTGGAGTCGCGCCAGGCCAGCGAGAACAAGGTCCGCCAGTTCGTCGCCGACGCCTCGCACGAGCTGCGCACGCCGCTCGCGGCGATCCGCGGCTACGCCGAGCTGCCCCGCCGCGGCGACGCCGAGCTGTCGGAGTCGGCGAGCTACTCGCTCGACCGGATCGAGTCGGCCGCCACCCGGATGACCTCGCTGGTCGAGGACCTCCTCCTGCTCGCGCGCCTCGACGAGGGCCGCGATCTCGAGAAGGAGCCGGTCGACCTGACGATGGTCCTGATCGAGGCCGTGTCCGACGCCCACGTCGCCGGACCGGACCACGAGTGGGACCTCGACCTGCCCGAGGAGCCGATCGAGATCCGCGGCGACGGCTTCCGGCTGCACCAGGTGGTCGCGAACCTGCTGCGGAACGCCACCGTGCACACGCCGCCGGGCACGCGCGTCGTCGCGGCGCTCGCCGAGGACCGCGACGAGCGCGGCCGGCCGATCGCGGTGGTGACGGTCACCGACTCCGGTCCGGGGATCGACGAGGCGCTGGTGCCGGTGCTGTTCGAGCGCTTCGCCCGCGGCGACTCCTCCCGCGCGCGGACGACGGGCTCGACCGGGCTGGGTCTGGCGATCGTGGCCGCCGTGGTCGACGCGCACGGCGGGCGGGTGCTGGTCGAGTCGGAGCCGGGGCGCACCAGCTTCCGGGTGGAGCTGCCGGCGGGCTGA
- a CDS encoding Gfo/Idh/MocA family protein gives MALTLPEPRLPSLLDSPVLRWGVLAPGSIAGTFVAALQKHTRQRVVAVGSRSQERADEFARRFGIERASVGSDAVVNDPEVDVVYIASPNSEHARQALRAIAAGKHVLIEKPFATTAGEAEMIVHAARDAGVFAMEAMWMRYLPQMDVVRQLLADGAVGAPALVSADFGAAFAFDPASRIFDPALAGGGLLDVGVYASSFVSMVAGPPQSTVVAGALTSTGVDAMATIVGRHAHGIQSVATSTVLADTLHAASVAGSEGRIDVHPSFWTPSGVTLTRGSESASWRDETGLQGGEGLAWEAVHLAQYVAEGRTESPVHPLDETVQVVRTLDEARRRLGVEV, from the coding sequence ATGGCACTGACGCTTCCCGAGCCCCGGCTCCCCTCGCTCCTCGACTCCCCGGTGCTGCGCTGGGGAGTCCTCGCCCCCGGCTCGATCGCCGGCACCTTCGTCGCGGCGCTGCAGAAGCACACCCGGCAGCGCGTGGTCGCGGTCGGCTCGCGCTCCCAGGAGCGCGCCGACGAGTTCGCGCGGCGCTTCGGCATCGAGCGCGCCTCGGTCGGCTCGGACGCGGTCGTGAACGACCCCGAGGTCGACGTCGTCTACATCGCCTCACCGAACTCGGAGCACGCGCGCCAGGCCCTGCGCGCGATCGCGGCGGGCAAGCACGTCCTCATCGAGAAGCCGTTCGCCACCACGGCGGGTGAGGCCGAGATGATCGTCCATGCGGCCCGCGACGCCGGCGTCTTCGCGATGGAGGCGATGTGGATGCGCTACCTGCCGCAGATGGACGTGGTGCGGCAGCTCCTCGCGGACGGCGCGGTCGGCGCTCCCGCGCTGGTCTCCGCCGACTTCGGCGCGGCGTTCGCGTTCGACCCGGCCAGCCGCATCTTCGATCCGGCGCTGGCGGGCGGCGGCCTGCTCGACGTGGGCGTCTACGCCTCGTCCTTCGTCTCGATGGTCGCCGGGCCCCCGCAGAGCACCGTCGTCGCCGGCGCCCTGACCTCGACCGGAGTGGACGCGATGGCGACGATCGTCGGCCGGCACGCGCACGGGATCCAGTCGGTCGCGACGTCGACCGTGCTGGCCGACACCCTGCACGCGGCGAGCGTCGCGGGCAGCGAGGGGCGGATCGACGTGCACCCGTCGTTCTGGACGCCGAGCGGCGTCACCCTGACCCGCGGCTCCGAGAGCGCCTCGTGGCGCGACGAGACGGGGCTGCAGGGCGGCGAGGGCCTCGCCTGGGAGGCCGTGCACCTCGCGCAGTACGTGGCGGAGGGGCGCACCGAGTCGCCGGTGCACCCGCTGGACGAGACGGTGCAGGTGGTGCGCACGCTCGACGAGGCGCGCCGCCGCCTGGGCGTCGAGGTCTGA
- a CDS encoding ScyD/ScyE family protein — MNKRLLLTAAAAVAVTTLVSAPVAQASPSPLSFVSVTDRATGLVSPLSFAVDAGGTAYVAQNFAGMLTKVAPSGATSTLVSAPGTEIGAVSVRGSTVYYSEGVQEEGKALLRSVPSGGGAPTTLADLGAYEASANPDAGNTYGFLGLPAECAAQVDPETAGPASYTGRIDVHPYASAATSAGVYVADAAGNAILKVTPNGVVSTLAVLPPTAPITITAEQAAAFGFPACTAGYRYSFEPVPTDVEVGPGGWLYVSTLPGGPEDASLGARGSVVRVNPATGEIRTVATGLLSATGLAVDRVTGTVVVTELFGGPDGTGRVALILPRTSTPITGLAVVSPAAIELRDGALYVARNAFVLSPEGAPQPIGTLTVARLRGFGAAMTAVD; from the coding sequence GTGAACAAACGCCTCCTCCTCACCGCGGCCGCCGCCGTCGCGGTCACGACTCTCGTCTCGGCCCCCGTCGCCCAGGCCTCCCCCTCCCCGCTGTCCTTCGTCTCCGTCACCGATCGAGCGACCGGACTCGTCTCGCCGCTCAGCTTCGCCGTCGATGCGGGCGGCACCGCCTACGTCGCGCAGAACTTCGCCGGGATGCTGACGAAGGTCGCTCCGTCCGGCGCGACCTCGACCCTGGTCAGCGCGCCCGGAACCGAGATCGGGGCCGTCTCGGTCCGCGGCTCCACCGTCTACTACAGCGAGGGCGTCCAGGAGGAGGGCAAGGCACTGCTGCGCTCCGTGCCGAGCGGCGGCGGAGCGCCGACGACCCTCGCCGACCTCGGCGCGTACGAGGCGAGCGCGAACCCCGACGCGGGCAACACCTACGGCTTCCTCGGCCTGCCCGCCGAGTGCGCCGCCCAGGTGGACCCGGAGACCGCCGGTCCCGCCTCCTACACCGGCCGGATCGACGTGCACCCCTACGCGTCGGCCGCGACCAGCGCCGGCGTCTACGTCGCCGACGCGGCCGGCAACGCGATCCTGAAGGTCACGCCGAACGGCGTCGTCTCGACCCTGGCGGTGCTGCCGCCCACGGCGCCGATCACGATCACGGCGGAGCAGGCGGCGGCCTTCGGCTTCCCGGCCTGCACGGCCGGCTACCGCTACTCGTTCGAGCCCGTCCCGACCGACGTCGAGGTCGGCCCCGGCGGCTGGCTCTACGTGTCGACGCTGCCCGGCGGGCCGGAGGACGCCAGCCTCGGCGCCCGCGGCTCCGTGGTGCGGGTGAACCCGGCGACCGGCGAGATCCGCACGGTGGCCACCGGCCTGCTGAGCGCGACCGGCCTCGCGGTCGACCGCGTCACCGGCACGGTCGTGGTGACCGAGCTGTTCGGCGGCCCGGACGGCACGGGACGCGTGGCGCTGATCCTGCCGCGCACCTCGACGCCGATCACCGGACTCGCGGTCGTCTCGCCCGCGGCGATCGAGCTGCGGGACGGCGCTCTCTACGTCGCCCGGAACGCGTTCGTCCTCTCGCCGGAGGGCGCCCCGCAGCCGATCGGCACCCTGACGGTCGCCCGGCTGCGCGGCTTCGGAGCGGCGATGACCGCGGTCGACTGA
- a CDS encoding dienelactone hydrolase family protein, whose translation MPTSDETWTLADHDVPVYCSGEGGRVLILIHEVWGVDGHIRSVADRYAAEGFRVVAPELLADSGLLEQLETEQRADYDHPVRRLPRQVELRTFFAPVFTPQHAVRTIAILRALVERLLREEGTTSVSVTGFCYGGTFSWALALAEPRVAAAVPFYGHNTASAEELGSLRVPVLAFYGDQDEPLMAQVPGIREATAGKDVEVVVYPGAGHAFFNDANEGMYRADAATDAWPRALAFLREHAG comes from the coding sequence ATGCCCACGAGCGATGAGACCTGGACCCTGGCCGACCACGATGTACCGGTGTACTGCAGCGGAGAGGGCGGGCGCGTCCTGATCCTGATCCACGAGGTGTGGGGGGTCGACGGCCACATCCGCTCGGTCGCCGACCGCTACGCGGCCGAGGGCTTCCGGGTCGTCGCGCCCGAGCTGCTCGCCGACAGCGGGCTGCTCGAGCAGCTCGAGACCGAGCAGCGCGCGGACTACGACCACCCGGTGCGCCGGCTGCCGCGCCAGGTGGAGCTGCGGACGTTCTTCGCCCCGGTGTTCACGCCGCAGCACGCGGTGCGGACGATCGCGATCCTCCGGGCGCTGGTCGAGCGGCTCCTGCGCGAGGAGGGGACGACGAGCGTCTCCGTCACCGGCTTCTGCTACGGCGGCACCTTCAGCTGGGCCCTCGCGCTCGCGGAGCCGCGCGTGGCCGCGGCAGTGCCGTTCTACGGGCACAACACGGCCTCGGCGGAGGAGCTCGGCTCGCTGCGCGTGCCGGTCCTCGCGTTCTACGGCGACCAGGACGAACCGCTGATGGCGCAGGTCCCCGGGATCCGCGAGGCGACCGCGGGCAAGGACGTGGAGGTCGTCGTGTATCCGGGAGCGGGGCACGCGTTCTTCAACGACGCGAACGAGGGCATGTACCGGGCGGACGCGGCGACCGACGCGTGGCCGCGTGCGCTGGCGTTCCTGCGGGAGCACGCGGGCTGA
- a CDS encoding response regulator transcription factor: protein MSTPAPSKHLASAQRTRLKRADGTPIRVLVVDDESTLTDLLQMALRYEGWEVRTAAEGRSAITITREFRPDVIVLDVMLPDIDGLQVLQRIRADGSETPVLFLTAKDALDDRIAGLTAGGDDYVTKPFSLEELVARMRGLIRRSTLLANDADDPEVVVGDLVLNEDSHEVRRAGTDIELTATEFELLRFLMRNPRRVLSKAQILDRVWSYDFGGKSSVVEIYISYLRKKIDAGRSPMIHTVRGAGYLLKPAEQ from the coding sequence ATGAGCACCCCGGCCCCCTCGAAGCACCTCGCCTCCGCGCAGCGCACCCGCCTCAAGCGAGCGGACGGCACGCCGATCCGCGTCCTCGTCGTCGACGACGAGAGCACCCTCACCGATCTGCTGCAGATGGCGCTGCGCTACGAGGGCTGGGAGGTGCGCACCGCCGCCGAGGGCCGCTCCGCGATCACGATCACCCGCGAGTTCCGCCCCGACGTCATCGTGCTCGACGTGATGCTGCCGGACATCGACGGGCTGCAGGTGCTCCAGCGGATCCGCGCCGACGGCAGCGAGACCCCCGTCCTCTTCCTCACCGCCAAGGACGCGCTCGACGACCGGATCGCCGGGCTCACCGCCGGCGGCGACGACTACGTCACCAAGCCGTTCTCGCTCGAGGAGCTCGTCGCCCGGATGCGCGGGCTCATCCGCCGCTCCACCCTGCTTGCCAACGACGCCGACGACCCGGAGGTCGTCGTGGGCGACCTCGTCCTGAACGAGGACAGCCACGAGGTGCGCCGGGCCGGCACCGACATCGAGCTGACGGCGACGGAGTTCGAGCTGCTGCGCTTCCTGATGCGGAACCCGCGCCGCGTGCTGAGCAAGGCGCAGATCCTCGACCGCGTCTGGTCCTACGACTTCGGCGGCAAGTCGAGCGTCGTCGAGATCTACATCTCCTACCTCCGCAAGAAGATCGACGCCGGCCGCTCGCCGATGATCCACACGGTCCGCGGCGCCGGCTACCTGCTGAAGCCCGCCGAGCAGTGA